A window of Paraburkholderia bryophila contains these coding sequences:
- a CDS encoding DMT family transporter — translation MNSRHLGYLFCALAMLGVGSTVVVSKSIAAGLPPFSATALRFAIAFPLFLLVMRWRGVRWPRLDRHDTLLVIAQAGAGSVGYTVLLISGMKLASAADAGVIAGTLPAVSAAVAMLALGERPAPALIGAILLATAGVLVCTVHPGDFTAPHVASSLMGNALVFAAIVCEALFILLNRKLHQPVAPLPLSALMCGIGFAVAIVPACFEQPWMLPVDAHALAGVLYYALVPTVAGFVLWYAGAARISGAEAGLMTALVPVSAVALAALALREPVSAAQLTGVACVLGAVLLATLGRMGAARSTV, via the coding sequence ATGAATTCGCGGCATCTCGGATACCTGTTTTGCGCACTGGCGATGCTCGGCGTCGGCAGCACGGTGGTAGTCAGCAAATCGATCGCGGCCGGCTTGCCGCCGTTCAGTGCGACCGCGCTGCGCTTCGCGATCGCGTTTCCGCTGTTCTTGCTGGTCATGCGCTGGCGCGGCGTACGCTGGCCGCGTCTGGATCGCCACGACACGTTGCTCGTGATCGCCCAGGCCGGCGCGGGCAGCGTCGGCTATACCGTGCTGCTGATCAGCGGCATGAAACTCGCGTCCGCTGCGGATGCCGGCGTGATTGCCGGCACCTTGCCCGCGGTGTCGGCGGCCGTGGCGATGCTCGCGCTCGGCGAGCGTCCGGCGCCGGCCTTGATCGGCGCGATCCTGCTGGCCACGGCGGGTGTGCTGGTGTGTACCGTCCATCCCGGCGATTTCACCGCGCCGCATGTGGCGAGTTCGCTGATGGGTAATGCGCTGGTGTTCGCGGCGATTGTCTGCGAGGCGCTTTTCATTCTGCTCAACCGCAAGCTGCACCAGCCGGTCGCGCCGCTGCCGCTGTCGGCGTTGATGTGCGGCATCGGTTTCGCGGTCGCGATCGTGCCCGCCTGCTTCGAGCAACCGTGGATGCTGCCGGTCGACGCGCACGCGCTGGCTGGCGTGCTGTACTACGCGCTGGTGCCGACGGTGGCGGGTTTCGTGCTCTGGTATGCGGGCGCCGCGCGGATCAGCGGTGCGGAGGCCGGATTGATGACCGCGCTGGTGCCGGTCAGCGCGGTGGCCCTGGCGGCGCTCGCGTTGCGCGAGCCGGTCAGTGCGGCGCAACTGACCGGCGTTGCGTGCGTGCTCGGCGCGGTGTTGCTTGCCACCCTGGGCCGGATGGGCGCCGCGCGAAGCACGGTGTGA
- the pcaD gene encoding 3-oxoadipate enol-lactonase translates to MPYAAVNGTELHYRIDGDRHGNAPWIVLSNSLGSDLSMWTPQVAALSRQFRVLRYDTRGHGHSEAPKGPYTIDQLTGDVLGLMDTLKIARANFCGLSMGGLTGVALAARHADRFERVVLCNTAARIGSPEVWVPRAARARSEGMLALADAVLPRWFTAEYIEREPVVLAMIRDVFVHTDKEGYASNCDAIDATDLRPETAGIKLPTLVISGTHDLAATPAQGRELAASIPGARYVELDASHISNIEQADAFTKTVLDFLTEAK, encoded by the coding sequence ATGCCTTACGCCGCAGTCAACGGCACCGAGCTTCACTATCGAATCGACGGCGACCGTCACGGCAACGCGCCGTGGATCGTGCTGTCGAATTCGCTCGGCAGCGATCTGTCCATGTGGACGCCGCAGGTTGCGGCGCTGTCCCGGCAGTTTCGCGTGCTGCGCTACGACACGCGCGGCCACGGACATTCCGAGGCGCCGAAGGGTCCCTACACGATCGACCAGTTGACCGGCGACGTGCTCGGCCTGATGGACACGCTGAAGATCGCTCGCGCGAATTTTTGCGGACTGTCGATGGGCGGCCTGACCGGCGTCGCGTTGGCCGCGCGTCACGCGGACCGGTTCGAGCGCGTCGTGCTGTGCAATACGGCGGCGCGCATCGGCTCGCCGGAAGTGTGGGTGCCGCGTGCCGCGAGAGCGCGCAGCGAAGGCATGCTCGCCCTCGCCGACGCGGTCTTGCCGCGCTGGTTCACGGCGGAGTACATCGAGCGCGAGCCGGTCGTGCTCGCCATGATCCGCGACGTCTTCGTGCACACCGACAAGGAAGGCTACGCCTCGAATTGCGATGCGATCGACGCCACCGATCTGCGCCCCGAAACCGCCGGCATCAAACTGCCTACGCTGGTGATCAGCGGCACGCACGATCTTGCCGCCACGCCGGCGCAAGGCCGCGAGTTGGCGGCGTCGATTCCGGGCGCGCGTTATGTCGAACTGGACGCCTCGCACATTTCCAACATCGAGCAAGCCGACGCGTTCACGAAGACCGTGCTCGACTTTCTGACGGAGGCGAAATGA
- a CDS encoding 6-hydroxynicotinate reductase yields MTEHTKVDFGAERVDGETASTPGPTVLEKAAPRSERMATNKIECNACPVLCQISEGRTGACDRYANAQGRLIRVDPVVFLSRADAASLNASAANAADTTVEFGATSSTQDPVADPSLFVTGIGASSTYPDYKPAPFIVASKLDDVDMITVVTEGIFSYCSFKVKIDTDRFLGPEQSNVRCQGEIVGHVTTAEYGSQMLSLGGVHHLTGGSKKEGRVTCDMMLALGNKQAVEFTIDGGASLVIRAGAAPIVDGVEEQRMRVGCGSATIGIFAKQWFDHVDEVVVVDDHITGVLTEHQAGRCLGMARSGLKIRGRKSTPGRYFQVANPGTGWGGTDIHDPLAIVEGFDPAVAKPGMRLLMVSTTGEHAQWYELDHDLVPRIAAMPEAVRRTVERIGENCEPSLASVLFIGGAGGSLRAGATENPVLLTRAIKRKLVNVTCGGAPAYVWPGGGITVMVDVSRMPDHSFGTVPTPALVAPIEFTMTYDAYRDLGGHLDAVRSLESVLANGPDHTEGAPLARRTLARNPDNPWPPSMPPMLG; encoded by the coding sequence ATGACAGAACATACGAAGGTCGATTTCGGTGCCGAGCGCGTCGACGGTGAAACCGCGTCGACGCCCGGTCCCACCGTGCTCGAAAAAGCCGCGCCGCGCAGCGAGCGCATGGCGACGAACAAGATCGAGTGCAATGCCTGCCCGGTGCTTTGTCAGATATCCGAGGGCCGCACCGGCGCATGCGATCGGTATGCGAATGCGCAGGGAAGATTGATTCGCGTCGATCCGGTGGTGTTTCTGTCGCGTGCGGATGCCGCCAGTCTCAACGCCAGCGCCGCCAACGCCGCCGATACCACGGTCGAATTTGGTGCAACGTCTTCAACGCAAGATCCGGTGGCCGACCCGTCGTTGTTCGTCACCGGTATCGGCGCATCTTCCACGTATCCCGACTACAAGCCCGCGCCGTTTATCGTCGCGTCGAAACTCGACGACGTCGATATGATCACCGTCGTCACCGAAGGGATTTTCAGCTACTGCAGCTTCAAGGTGAAGATCGACACCGACCGCTTTCTCGGCCCTGAGCAATCGAATGTGCGTTGCCAGGGCGAGATTGTCGGCCACGTCACGACTGCGGAATACGGCTCGCAAATGCTGAGCCTCGGCGGGGTGCATCATCTGACCGGCGGCAGCAAGAAAGAAGGCCGCGTGACCTGCGACATGATGCTCGCGCTCGGCAACAAGCAAGCGGTGGAATTTACGATCGACGGCGGCGCGAGTCTGGTGATTCGCGCGGGCGCCGCGCCGATCGTGGACGGTGTCGAAGAGCAGCGCATGCGAGTGGGTTGCGGTTCGGCCACCATCGGTATTTTCGCGAAACAGTGGTTCGATCACGTCGATGAAGTCGTGGTGGTCGACGATCACATTACCGGCGTGTTGACGGAACATCAGGCGGGCCGCTGTCTCGGCATGGCGCGCTCGGGTCTGAAGATTCGCGGACGTAAATCGACGCCGGGCCGTTATTTTCAGGTGGCGAATCCCGGCACCGGTTGGGGCGGCACCGACATTCACGATCCGCTGGCGATTGTCGAAGGTTTCGACCCGGCTGTCGCGAAGCCGGGCATGCGCCTGCTGATGGTGTCGACGACCGGCGAACACGCGCAGTGGTACGAACTCGATCACGATCTCGTGCCGCGTATCGCAGCCATGCCGGAGGCAGTGCGCCGCACGGTCGAACGGATTGGCGAGAACTGCGAGCCGTCGCTCGCCAGCGTGCTGTTTATCGGCGGCGCGGGCGGCAGTCTGCGCGCGGGCGCGACCGAGAATCCGGTGCTGCTCACGCGCGCGATCAAACGGAAGCTCGTCAACGTGACCTGCGGCGGCGCGCCGGCTTATGTGTGGCCGGGTGGCGGCATCACCGTCATGGTGGATGTCTCGCGTATGCCCGACCATTCGTTCGGCACGGTGCCGACGCCCGCGCTCGTTGCGCCGATTGAGTTCACTATGACGTACGACGCGTATCGCGACCTCGGCGGTCATCTCGACGCGGTGCGTTCGCTGGAGAGTGTGCTGGCGAACGGGCCGGACCATACGGAAGGCGCGCCGCTCGCGCGCCGGACTCTGGCGCGTAATCCCGACAATCCGTGGCCGCCGTCCATGCCGCCGATGCTCGGCTAA
- a CDS encoding 3-carboxy-cis,cis-muconate cycloisomerase — MLDSSARLTGLLCGTQPMNDLWAPRATLQRMLDVEAALARASAAHQVIPATAVPAIEAACQADQLDAEALARDAALGGNLAIPLVKQLTARVKAADAEASKYVHWGATSQDIIDTATVLQLRDTFALLDQGLQATCDAVATLAATHRATPMIGRTWLQQALPITLGLKFAQWLDALLRHRERLDALRARVLVLQFGGAAGTLASLRDAAPRVTQSLAQELGLAAPTLPWHTQRDRIAETAAFFGMLIGTLGKIARDVSLQMQTEIDELAEPAAAGKGGSSTMPHKRNPVGCAAVLTAATRAPGLVATVFAGMVQEHERALGGWQAEWDALPDLARLAGGALANIEQIAAGLNVNVPRLAANLGVTRGLILGEAVMLALGDSIGRLDAHHLVERASKAAIRDGQTLFDVLAADPAVTEHLPIERLKQLLDPAHYVGQAHAYVDAVLALHTTRAQRAPSRE; from the coding sequence ATGCTCGACTCCAGCGCCCGTCTGACCGGCCTTCTCTGCGGCACCCAGCCGATGAACGACCTCTGGGCGCCGCGCGCCACGCTGCAACGCATGCTCGACGTCGAAGCGGCGCTGGCGCGTGCGTCGGCCGCGCATCAGGTGATTCCCGCTACGGCGGTCCCCGCGATCGAAGCCGCCTGCCAGGCCGATCAACTCGACGCCGAGGCCCTCGCGCGCGACGCCGCGCTCGGCGGCAACCTCGCGATTCCGCTCGTCAAGCAACTCACCGCGCGCGTCAAAGCCGCCGACGCCGAAGCGTCGAAATACGTGCATTGGGGCGCAACGAGCCAGGACATTATCGACACGGCGACGGTGCTGCAATTGCGCGACACCTTCGCTTTGCTCGACCAGGGTTTGCAGGCCACGTGCGACGCCGTGGCGACACTCGCGGCCACGCATCGCGCAACACCGATGATCGGCCGCACCTGGTTGCAGCAGGCGCTGCCCATCACGCTCGGCCTGAAATTCGCGCAATGGCTCGACGCGTTGCTGCGGCATCGCGAACGGCTCGATGCCTTGCGTGCTCGCGTGCTCGTGCTGCAATTCGGCGGCGCGGCCGGCACGTTGGCGAGTTTGCGCGACGCCGCGCCGCGCGTCACCCAATCGCTCGCGCAAGAACTCGGCCTCGCCGCGCCCACCTTGCCGTGGCATACGCAGCGCGACCGCATCGCCGAAACGGCGGCGTTCTTCGGCATGTTGATCGGCACGCTCGGCAAGATCGCGCGCGACGTTTCGCTGCAAATGCAAACCGAAATCGATGAACTGGCCGAGCCGGCCGCCGCGGGCAAGGGCGGTTCGTCGACCATGCCGCACAAGCGCAACCCGGTGGGCTGCGCCGCCGTGCTGACGGCCGCGACGCGCGCGCCGGGGCTGGTCGCCACCGTGTTCGCCGGCATGGTCCAGGAACACGAGCGCGCGCTCGGCGGCTGGCAAGCGGAGTGGGACGCGCTGCCGGACCTCGCGCGCCTTGCGGGAGGCGCGCTCGCTAACATCGAACAGATCGCCGCCGGACTGAACGTGAACGTGCCGCGCCTCGCCGCGAATCTCGGTGTCACGCGTGGTCTGATTCTCGGCGAAGCGGTGATGCTCGCGCTCGGCGACAGCATCGGCCGGCTCGACGCGCACCATCTGGTTGAGCGCGCATCGAAGGCCGCGATTCGCGACGGGCAAACGCTGTTCGACGTGCTCGCCGCCGATCCGGCTGTTACCGAACATCTGCCGATCGAGCGGCTGAAGCAGTTGCTCGATCCCGCACACTACGTCGGCCAGGCCCACGCTTATGTGGACGCCGTGCTGGCACTTCACACCACGCGCGCACAGCGCGCCCCATCCAGGGAGTAA
- the pcaC gene encoding 4-carboxymuconolactone decarboxylase yields MNDEDRYEAGLDVRRAVLGSAHVDRSLANRTELTEEFQNLITRYAWGEIWTREGLPRHTRSLLTIAMMVALNRSEELALHLRAAKNNGVTREQIKEVLLQTAIYCGVPAANSAFHLADKLFREDDAAATAP; encoded by the coding sequence ATGAACGACGAAGATCGCTACGAAGCGGGACTCGACGTGCGCCGCGCGGTGCTGGGTAGCGCGCACGTCGATCGTTCGCTGGCGAACCGCACGGAGTTGACGGAAGAATTCCAGAACCTGATCACGCGCTACGCGTGGGGCGAAATCTGGACGCGCGAGGGCTTGCCGCGTCACACGCGCAGCCTGCTGACCATCGCGATGATGGTCGCGCTCAATCGCAGCGAAGAGCTGGCGTTGCACCTGCGCGCCGCGAAGAACAATGGCGTGACGCGCGAGCAGATCAAGGAAGTGCTGTTGCAAACCGCGATTTATTGCGGCGTGCCGGCAGCGAACTCGGCGTTCCATCTCGCCGATAAACTGTTCCGCGAAGACGACGCGGCGGCGACTGCGCCTTAA
- a CDS encoding 3-oxoacid CoA-transferase subunit A, translated as MINKIFESLESAVADVHDGATVMIGGFGTAGMPSELIDALIEQGARELTIVNNNAGNGDIGLAALLKAKRVRKIICSFPRQTDSYVFDALYRAGEIELELVPQGNLAERIRAAGAGIGGFFTPTAYGTRLAEGKETRLIDGKHYVLESPLHADFALIKAHKGDRWGNLTYRKTARNFGPIMASAAKTAIVQVSQVVPLGALDPEVIVTPGIFVQRVIEVPQAAHQTAAATAA; from the coding sequence ATGATCAACAAGATTTTCGAGTCACTTGAATCGGCCGTCGCCGATGTCCACGACGGCGCGACCGTCATGATCGGCGGCTTCGGCACGGCCGGCATGCCGTCGGAGCTGATCGACGCGCTGATCGAACAGGGCGCGCGCGAGCTGACCATTGTCAACAACAACGCGGGCAATGGCGACATCGGCCTCGCCGCGTTGCTCAAAGCCAAACGCGTACGCAAGATCATCTGTTCGTTTCCGCGTCAGACCGATTCGTATGTGTTCGACGCGCTGTATCGCGCCGGTGAAATCGAACTCGAACTGGTGCCGCAAGGCAATCTCGCGGAACGGATTCGCGCGGCCGGTGCGGGTATTGGCGGCTTTTTCACGCCGACCGCTTACGGCACCCGGCTTGCCGAAGGCAAGGAAACCCGTCTGATCGACGGCAAGCATTACGTGCTGGAGTCGCCGCTGCATGCGGACTTCGCGCTCATCAAGGCGCACAAGGGCGACCGCTGGGGCAACCTCACCTATCGCAAGACGGCGCGCAATTTCGGCCCGATCATGGCCAGCGCGGCGAAAACCGCGATCGTGCAGGTGTCGCAAGTGGTGCCGCTCGGCGCACTCGATCCGGAAGTGATCGTCACGCCCGGCATCTTCGTGCAACGCGTCATTGAAGTGCCGCAGGCGGCGCATCAAACCGCTGCCGCCACCGCCGCCTGA
- a CDS encoding TetR family transcriptional regulator, whose amino-acid sequence MSPTAARKPGATGIRAKQAQDTRAKILKAAIKVFAKQGYASGRIESISKAARSHDRMIYYYFGSKEQLFVEVLETIYTQFNEAESQLHLDLDDPVHGLEQMVEFVWQYYLDHPEFVTLLSSENLHQGKHAKKSLKLKEISGYAISVVQQLLDAGKVQQVFRADVAARDVYLMIASLGYFYNANQYTLGAFLGEPLMDKAALAHWREVIKDTVLRAVRLELPASAATSAAVSTSAGATSAAENERERGAA is encoded by the coding sequence ATGAGTCCCACTGCCGCCCGCAAACCGGGCGCTACCGGTATCCGTGCGAAGCAGGCGCAAGATACGCGCGCCAAGATCCTCAAAGCGGCCATCAAGGTCTTCGCGAAGCAAGGCTATGCCAGCGGCCGGATCGAGAGTATTTCGAAGGCCGCGCGTTCGCACGACCGCATGATTTACTACTACTTCGGCAGCAAGGAACAGCTGTTCGTCGAAGTGTTGGAAACGATCTACACGCAGTTCAACGAGGCGGAAAGCCAACTCCATCTCGATCTGGACGATCCCGTGCATGGTCTCGAACAGATGGTGGAATTCGTCTGGCAGTATTACCTCGATCATCCCGAGTTCGTCACGCTGCTGTCGAGCGAGAATCTGCATCAAGGCAAGCATGCGAAGAAGTCGCTCAAGCTGAAAGAGATTTCGGGCTATGCGATTTCTGTCGTGCAACAGTTACTGGATGCGGGTAAGGTGCAACAGGTGTTTCGCGCCGACGTCGCCGCGCGCGACGTGTATCTGATGATCGCGTCGCTCGGCTATTTTTATAACGCCAACCAGTACACGTTGGGCGCGTTTCTCGGCGAACCGCTCATGGACAAGGCGGCGCTCGCGCATTGGCGCGAGGTTATCAAAGACACGGTGTTGCGCGCGGTGCGTTTGGAATTGCCGGCGAGCGCGGCAACTTCGGCAGCGGTGTCGACGTCAGCGGGGGCCACTTCCGCTGCGGAGAATGAGCGCGAACGCGGCGCCGCATAA
- a CDS encoding LysR family transcriptional regulator, whose translation MSETNLDLNLIPFLVAMEDTRNVSRAAEQLGVSQPRVSTALGRLREYFDDPLFVRTSKGMEPTPRALAILPAARDALLRIEKGMLDVQDFDPDTSTHTFSIALSDVGEIVFLPRLLQLFAERAPFANLRSVTLSPSNVERGLESGDVDLAVGYFPDLAGNNFFQQRLFTHRFICLMRAGHPLTKAPLTLAQFVAAGHAVVRAEGRSQEVLEQFLEKKRIKRRAVLETPHFMSLPFILARTDLLATVPHAIGFAYVSEHASITLVEPPLPLPRFDLRQHWHRKFHNDPRLTWLRGVVAELFNDAMDEWPK comes from the coding sequence ATGTCCGAGACAAACCTGGATCTGAACCTGATCCCCTTTCTAGTCGCAATGGAAGACACGCGCAACGTCAGCCGCGCGGCCGAGCAGCTCGGCGTGAGCCAGCCGCGCGTGAGCACCGCGCTGGGACGGCTGCGCGAATACTTCGACGATCCGCTGTTCGTGCGCACCTCCAAAGGCATGGAGCCGACGCCGCGCGCGCTCGCCATCCTGCCGGCCGCGCGCGACGCGTTGCTGCGAATCGAGAAAGGCATGCTCGACGTCCAGGATTTCGATCCCGACACCAGCACGCACACCTTTTCGATCGCGCTTTCCGATGTCGGCGAGATCGTCTTCCTGCCGCGCCTGCTGCAACTCTTCGCCGAGCGCGCGCCGTTCGCGAATCTGCGCTCGGTAACGCTGTCGCCGTCGAATGTGGAACGCGGCCTCGAATCGGGCGATGTCGACCTGGCGGTCGGCTATTTCCCGGACCTGGCAGGCAACAACTTCTTCCAGCAACGGCTCTTCACCCACCGCTTCATCTGCCTGATGCGCGCCGGCCATCCGCTCACGAAGGCGCCGCTCACGCTCGCGCAGTTCGTGGCGGCGGGCCACGCCGTGGTACGTGCCGAAGGACGCAGCCAGGAAGTGCTGGAGCAATTCCTGGAGAAGAAGCGCATCAAGCGGCGCGCCGTGCTCGAAACGCCGCATTTCATGAGCCTGCCGTTCATCCTCGCGCGTACCGATCTGCTGGCGACCGTGCCGCACGCGATCGGTTTCGCGTACGTGTCGGAGCATGCGTCGATCACGCTGGTCGAACCGCCGCTGCCGTTGCCGCGTTTCGATCTGCGGCAGCACTGGCATCGCAAGTTTCATAACGATCCGCGCTTGACCTGGCTGCGCGGCGTGGTCGCCGAACTCTTCAATGACGCCATGGACGAGTGGCCGAAGTAA
- a CDS encoding 3-oxoacid CoA-transferase subunit B, which produces MKKLTRDEMAKRVALDIPEGAYVNLGIGVPTLVANHLAADKEIFLHSENGLLGMGPAPAKGDEDDELINAGKQHVTLLTGGAYFHHADSFAMMRGGHLDFCVLGAFQVSAKGDLANWHTGAPDAIPAVGGAMDLAIGAKQVYVMMEHLTKQGESKIAAECTYPVTGIACVDRIYTDLAMIDVTDQGLVVREIFSDIDFDALHKLTGVPLIDGTQAAQAG; this is translated from the coding sequence ATGAAAAAACTGACTCGCGATGAAATGGCCAAGCGCGTTGCGCTGGATATCCCCGAAGGCGCCTATGTGAATCTCGGTATCGGCGTGCCCACGCTGGTGGCCAACCACCTCGCCGCCGACAAGGAAATTTTCCTGCATAGCGAAAACGGCCTGCTCGGCATGGGCCCGGCGCCCGCCAAGGGCGACGAAGACGACGAACTGATCAACGCCGGCAAGCAGCACGTCACGCTGCTTACGGGCGGCGCGTACTTTCACCACGCCGATTCGTTCGCGATGATGCGCGGCGGCCACCTCGACTTCTGCGTGCTCGGCGCGTTCCAGGTGTCGGCCAAGGGCGATCTGGCGAACTGGCACACCGGCGCGCCGGACGCGATTCCGGCCGTGGGCGGCGCGATGGATCTGGCGATCGGCGCAAAGCAGGTGTACGTGATGATGGAGCACCTGACCAAGCAGGGCGAGAGCAAGATCGCCGCCGAATGCACGTACCCGGTTACGGGCATTGCGTGTGTGGACCGTATCTATACGGACCTCGCAATGATCGACGTGACGGATCAAGGCCTCGTGGTGCGCGAGATTTTCTCCGACATCGATTTCGACGCGCTGCACAAGCTGACCGGCGTGCCACTGATCGACGGGACGCAAGCGGCGCAGGCGGGTTAA
- the folE gene encoding GTP cyclohydrolase I FolE: MTSSKAEKTQPAANADRPSREEAEAAVRVLLRWAGDDPAREGLIDTPARVVRSYEEFYAGYQVDPREILARTFSEVDGYDEMIVLKDIRFESYCEHHMVPIIGRAHVAYLPQHRVVGISKLARLVDAFAKRLQIQEKMTVQIADTLNEVLQPAGVGVILEAAHQCMSTRGVHKAGVTMVTSRMLGTFRSDPSTRREFLSIVGNPGVVAVANT, translated from the coding sequence ATGACCAGCAGCAAGGCAGAAAAAACCCAACCCGCGGCGAACGCGGACCGCCCGAGCCGCGAAGAAGCCGAAGCGGCCGTTCGCGTGCTGCTGCGTTGGGCCGGCGACGATCCGGCGCGTGAAGGCCTGATCGACACGCCGGCGCGCGTGGTGCGCTCCTATGAGGAGTTCTACGCGGGCTATCAGGTCGATCCGCGCGAGATCCTCGCCCGCACCTTCTCCGAAGTGGACGGCTACGACGAGATGATCGTGTTGAAAGACATCCGCTTCGAAAGCTATTGCGAGCATCACATGGTGCCGATCATCGGGCGGGCGCATGTGGCGTATCTGCCCCAGCATCGGGTGGTCGGCATTTCGAAGCTGGCGCGTCTCGTCGATGCGTTCGCCAAGCGCCTGCAGATTCAGGAAAAGATGACGGTGCAGATCGCCGACACGCTGAACGAAGTGCTGCAACCGGCGGGCGTCGGCGTGATTCTCGAAGCGGCTCACCAATGCATGTCGACGCGCGGTGTCCACAAGGCCGGCGTGACGATGGTCACGTCGCGCATGCTGGGCACGTTCCGCTCCGATCCGTCGACCCGTCGCGAGTTTCTGTCGATCGTGGGGAATCCGGGCGTGGTGGCCGTGGCCAATACGTAA
- a CDS encoding VTT domain-containing protein translates to MVEFPSSAVATWGGAFVFINVLLTRLGVPIPAVPVLLFAGSAIAAGTLSFWPILCAAVLGALIGDAAWFTAGRLYGRKLMAALGRLSPAIDSKVDKARSLFERFGVPLVSISKFVPGLALITPPLMGTTAVDTRIYAVWDLVGVLAWANFWLLGGAAAERQLHMLLDLVKARGGTVIDILLGAALVYLLYRMQQRRRERRRFARAASAEASQDAPRGWRRIVPPKVLDARPQALALDAQRTIPGALALDPHSTEQIDVALRAYDMVIYCICPDSATAVEITQRMRLGGYTRIRALRGGLDAWQRRGFPVEPLGPPDESTSGRRPLQPPDDETSGTRGNFRGIQDIHDESRGAITLRGFAPRRSQST, encoded by the coding sequence TTGGTAGAGTTTCCGTCTTCGGCGGTGGCAACCTGGGGTGGCGCGTTCGTGTTCATCAACGTCCTGTTGACGCGCCTCGGCGTGCCGATTCCCGCAGTGCCCGTGTTGCTTTTCGCCGGTTCCGCGATCGCCGCCGGCACGCTGTCGTTCTGGCCGATCCTGTGCGCCGCGGTGCTCGGCGCACTGATCGGCGACGCCGCGTGGTTCACCGCCGGCCGCCTTTACGGCCGCAAGCTGATGGCCGCGCTCGGCCGACTCTCGCCCGCGATCGATTCCAAGGTCGACAAAGCGCGCTCGCTGTTCGAGCGCTTCGGCGTGCCGCTCGTGTCGATCTCGAAGTTCGTCCCCGGCCTCGCGCTGATCACCCCGCCGCTAATGGGCACGACAGCCGTCGACACGCGTATTTACGCCGTCTGGGATCTGGTGGGCGTGCTCGCGTGGGCCAACTTCTGGCTGCTCGGCGGCGCTGCGGCGGAACGGCAGTTGCACATGCTGCTCGACCTGGTGAAAGCGCGCGGCGGGACGGTGATCGATATTCTGCTGGGCGCCGCGCTCGTCTACCTGCTCTACCGGATGCAACAGCGGCGGCGGGAACGGCGGCGATTCGCGCGGGCGGCATCGGCGGAGGCATCGCAAGACGCGCCTCGCGGCTGGCGGCGGATCGTGCCGCCCAAGGTGCTCGACGCGCGTCCGCAAGCCCTCGCGCTCGACGCGCAGCGCACGATTCCCGGCGCGCTCGCGCTCGATCCGCACTCGACCGAGCAGATCGACGTTGCGCTTCGCGCGTACGACATGGTGATTTACTGCATTTGCCCGGATAGCGCGACCGCGGTGGAGATCACGCAGCGCATGCGACTAGGCGGCTATACGCGGATTCGCGCGTTGAGAGGTGGGCTGGACGCATGGCAACGGCGCGGTTTTCCTGTCGAGCCGCTCGGGCCGCCCGACGAATCGACCAGCGGCAGACGACCGCTGCAGCCGCCCGACGACGAAACCAGCGGCACGCGCGGCAACTTTCGCGGCATTCAAGACATTCACGACGAAAGCCGCGGCGCGATCACGCTGCGCGGCTTCGCGCCGCGCCGCAGTCAGAGCACGTGA